From Caretta caretta isolate rCarCar2 chromosome 3, rCarCar1.hap1, whole genome shotgun sequence, a single genomic window includes:
- the LOC125634997 gene encoding uncharacterized protein LOC125634997, with protein MQSSSAQVTMMESQNRKRAPAWTEREVRDLIAVWGEESVLSELRSSFRNAKTFVKISQGMKDRGHNRDPKQCRVKLKELRQAYQKTREANSRSGSEPQTCRFYDELHAILGGSATTTPAVLFDSFNGDGGNTEAGFGDEEDDSSQQASGETGFPDSQELFLTLDLEPVPPEPTQGCLLDPAGGEGTSAACVSMITGSSPSQRLVKLRKKKKNTLAMICSPSSCCPPTLTEHRRMRGGK; from the exons atgcagagctcatcagcacaggtgaccatgatggagtcccagaatcgcaaaagagctccagcatggaccgaacgggaggtacgggatctgatcgctgtttggggagaggaatccgtgctatcagaactccgttccagttttcgaaatgccaaaacctttgtgaaaatctcccagggcatgaaggacagaggccataacagggacccgaagcagtgccgcgtgaaactgaaggagctgaggcaagcctaccagaaaaccagagaggcgaacagccgctctgggtcagagccccaaacatgccgcttctatgatgagctgcatgccattttagggggttcagccaccactaccccagctgtgttgtttgactccttcaatggagatggaggcaatacggaagcaggttttggggacgaagaagatgatagctcacagcaagcaagcggagaaaccggttttcccgacagccaggaactgtttctcaccctagacctggagccagtaccccccgaacccacccaaggctgcctcctggacccagcaggcggagaagggacctctg ctgcatgtgtttcaatgatcacaggatcttctccttcccagaggctagtgaagcttagaaagaaaaaaaaaaacacactcgcgatgatatgttctccaagctcatgctgtcctcccacactgacagagcacagacgaatgcgtggaggcaaataa